Proteins co-encoded in one Cytophaga hutchinsonii ATCC 33406 genomic window:
- a CDS encoding gliding motility-associated C-terminal domain-containing protein: MKKNTLGLKIIIQLVIVFLSIHTNAQILVSGTDFDPSPGNASRFYIGLDDITQIGFQNGSITSTPPLATNVNPNIFNVGYLYAVTPTPIRLDSTRYQNFIPVDYSYVYAPPASSGGNLNILQYSLTGLVPNSSVSVIVDYCSAVKSTYASCTGQRNEFKAGINLDASNQLFGNDVTQIGMGECRSATITGTVDAGGNMVFRMNNTRFGSCQAMAIKKIAIMGFPQPAIISTSGTEVCAGEQITVQTTSTYNATYQWQVDNGSGTFTSIAGATNQALLYEVGTTPATYKFRCLVTPLPSGTAIASNVVQIKSITCCLDPVTGAGTSRKTIYYDDFGTLDLSDATGRTYKVWDYTDITNPKLVTKTTTTPFRWTLTPAPLGATFKATGPLQDGEYAVASYLTATAADGAYAGAQLDWANRVTGPTTPPNVSLDHSGTKAGGALFINCPPNTQGQKLYTRTIPDLCFGKQLYFECWIAVFTNGPAGGCPSYSPVDVTIKLTDGSNTANTSSANATATRQSDGGGVWVRVAGNITLGAGSTSVIMDVINNSNQYLCGNDLVIDDIKIMACAPPPLDVYFDIPTISTKKDVCTAALDLNSKPSTLLKAYYNNAPKYLYQWTKTPADYTSWKNLAVPPQSGEVFTIANPSLNAAYTGTVNGDKIYFRVIAATDAVFTSNNNFTAPKYANDNDPCKNYSVSNIIESTVKCPSCTKPSAVTITTPSTGTVTLCQGTAQNLIGRATVTAAAQNTNFTYSWIKVLPTPVTTPVAATVIALPANTPTSTPAFALTGALADAGTYTLRVEDGSAGNAACYTEASVVVVVDPVVTAATISTAQTICSGTAPAQMGGAVAAGGSTTATASYVWESSANGTSGWTTVSGATLKDYTPGTLTADTYYRRTDKKGACTGVASNVIKITVDPVVTAATISTAQTICSGTAPAQIGGAVAAGGSTTATASYVWESSANGTSGWTTVSGAALKDYTPGTLTADTYYRRTDKKGVCTGVASNVIKITVDPVVTAATISTAQTICSGTAPAQIGGAVAAGGSTTATASYVWESSANGTSGWTTVSGAALKDYTPGTLTATTYYRRTDTKGVCPAAVSNVIQITVDPVVTAATISTAQTICSGTAPAQIGGAVAAGGSTTATASYVWESSANGTSGWTTVSGATLKDYTPGTLTADTYYRRTDKKGACTGVASNVIKITVDPVVTAATISTAQTICSGTAPAQIGGAVAAGGSTTATASYVWESSANGTSGWTTVSGAALKDYTPGTLTADTYYRRTDKKGVCTGVASNVIKITVDPVVTAATISTAQTICSGTAPAQIGGAVAAGGSTTATASYVWESSANGTSGWTTVSGAALKDYTPGTLTATTYYRRTDTKGVCPAAVSNVIQITVDPVVTAAVISSDQSICSGAAPSQIGGAAAAGGSTTATAGYVWEVSTTSASAGFSAISGATLKDYTPGTLTVDTWYRRVDKKGTCAGVASNAVKISIVAVAPATVSLSRLPSGPICEGTNVTFTASVGNGGTPAYVWTSSVTGALASTTDTYSSTTLVDGEVITVDITSSLSCANPKTATASSTMVVNTKVTPTISITADKTTICPSESVTFSITAQTNQGTAPAGPTYQWQTNKSGTYQNISGATNSTYIASSVTNGESFRVVMTTGLTCVTSATAVSTPVAVTVTPVPTLSVSIAADKATICSGNAVQFTATATGSGSTPAPTYEWFIGAAGSETSQGAGSTTANPYSTTSLTTTAALSPQTYSIYVRATSNATCASTTPAQSAAVTVTVNAGVGAGTITTTLLTICNNTVPGAITEASAASGGTSPTYTWEESIDNGAWGPATGTVSGTGFTPSGAKTGTKVSYRRIVTYTSIPAPCNTAMSNIIDITVNPALVAGVIQDDQIICSGLVPAALTQVSAPTGGTGSYTYQWQSSTTGTAGSFSNIGGATTSGYAPGALTATTYYQRVETSGTCGSVTGNMVTITVSTPEVVTAQINDPGQVCEGSVPMVFTATTTGSGTLTYAWTLDGAPVGTNSSTYSYNPTTASDAGKKVKVVVTTSIGCNAGPGISNEVALNIVVSSMPSVSITGAPAVQCSGLPVRFTVSNTTAGGNNPTYQWFIESQAGVATAVSGATNTSFTSTGLTAGDKVYVELTSNLGCALGTNPHASNKIAPAILATPAPVINETPLPICSPEGFEFTAVVGSATPPNTLQWYKDGVAISGATTSIYKAFESGLYSIEESNAACGTISTEVPLTVIQTPVANAGSDITVKEGEQVTLNGSGGVIYSWSPDTGLDDASSATPKLTADKTIMYILTVRDATGQCHDDDEVMVFVERPIKVPNVITVNGDGVNDTWEIENIESFPNAEFLIYNRWGNLVWKSTGYPKEWDATNFRNGEVLPDGTYFYIIDLHSTIYTEAYTGYIQVVK, encoded by the coding sequence ATGAAAAAAAATACTCTCGGATTAAAAATAATCATTCAATTAGTAATAGTTTTTCTTTCTATTCATACTAATGCACAGATTTTAGTTTCCGGTACGGACTTCGATCCTTCACCAGGAAATGCTTCAAGATTTTATATTGGATTAGATGATATAACTCAAATAGGTTTTCAAAATGGAAGTATAACATCCACTCCTCCATTAGCTACCAATGTAAATCCCAATATATTTAATGTTGGGTATTTATATGCCGTTACACCAACACCCATTCGCTTAGATAGTACGCGTTATCAGAACTTTATCCCTGTTGATTATTCATATGTATACGCACCACCAGCCTCAAGTGGTGGTAATCTTAACATTTTGCAATATTCACTTACAGGTTTAGTTCCTAATTCAAGTGTTTCCGTTATTGTTGATTATTGCAGTGCGGTAAAATCTACGTATGCATCTTGTACGGGTCAGCGGAATGAATTTAAAGCAGGCATTAATTTAGATGCAAGTAACCAATTGTTTGGTAATGATGTAACCCAGATAGGTATGGGTGAATGCAGAAGTGCAACAATAACGGGTACTGTAGATGCTGGAGGAAATATGGTATTCAGAATGAACAATACCAGATTTGGTTCATGCCAGGCGATGGCTATCAAAAAGATTGCGATAATGGGTTTTCCTCAACCGGCAATTATTTCTACTTCAGGAACAGAAGTTTGTGCAGGTGAGCAGATTACTGTACAGACAACATCTACCTATAATGCAACGTATCAATGGCAGGTGGATAATGGATCCGGAACATTTACCAGTATTGCTGGTGCAACAAACCAGGCATTGTTATACGAGGTTGGAACAACACCGGCTACATATAAATTCAGATGTCTTGTTACTCCATTACCTAGCGGAACGGCAATAGCTTCTAATGTGGTTCAGATAAAATCAATAACGTGCTGCCTTGATCCGGTTACAGGTGCCGGAACGTCACGAAAAACTATTTATTATGATGATTTCGGAACCCTGGATTTATCGGATGCTACTGGAAGGACCTATAAAGTATGGGATTACACAGATATAACAAATCCGAAACTCGTTACAAAAACGACAACAACTCCTTTCCGGTGGACATTAACTCCTGCTCCTTTGGGAGCAACTTTTAAGGCTACAGGCCCATTACAGGATGGAGAATATGCTGTGGCATCTTACCTTACAGCTACAGCTGCAGATGGTGCTTATGCTGGTGCACAACTGGATTGGGCAAACCGGGTAACCGGCCCGACAACTCCGCCAAATGTTTCCTTAGATCATTCCGGTACAAAAGCGGGAGGAGCGTTATTTATAAACTGTCCGCCTAATACTCAGGGACAGAAATTGTATACACGCACCATTCCTGATTTATGTTTTGGAAAGCAATTGTATTTTGAATGCTGGATTGCAGTATTTACAAATGGTCCAGCTGGAGGTTGCCCTTCATACTCTCCTGTGGATGTAACTATTAAATTAACAGATGGATCAAATACAGCTAATACATCTTCTGCAAATGCTACTGCTACAAGACAGAGCGATGGCGGCGGCGTTTGGGTACGTGTAGCCGGCAATATAACACTTGGTGCCGGAAGTACGTCTGTTATTATGGATGTGATAAATAATTCAAACCAATATCTGTGCGGTAATGACCTTGTTATTGATGATATCAAAATTATGGCATGTGCTCCGCCGCCCTTAGATGTGTACTTTGATATTCCTACGATATCCACTAAGAAAGATGTGTGTACGGCAGCATTGGATCTGAATTCAAAACCAAGCACTCTTTTAAAAGCGTATTATAATAATGCTCCGAAGTATTTATATCAATGGACTAAAACACCGGCGGATTATACTTCATGGAAAAACCTGGCTGTTCCGCCACAATCCGGAGAAGTTTTTACTATTGCAAATCCTTCCTTAAATGCAGCATATACCGGAACAGTAAATGGCGATAAAATTTATTTCAGAGTAATCGCCGCTACAGATGCTGTATTTACTTCCAATAATAATTTTACAGCGCCTAAGTATGCGAATGATAATGATCCGTGTAAAAATTATTCGGTTTCAAACATAATCGAGTCTACTGTTAAATGTCCGAGCTGCACGAAACCATCTGCAGTAACGATCACGACCCCGTCTACGGGTACGGTAACGCTTTGTCAGGGTACGGCTCAGAATTTAATCGGCAGAGCAACAGTAACAGCAGCAGCTCAGAATACAAACTTCACGTATTCGTGGATCAAGGTTTTACCAACCCCTGTAACTACCCCGGTTGCAGCAACGGTAATTGCGCTTCCGGCCAATACCCCTACGTCTACGCCGGCGTTTGCCTTAACGGGCGCGTTAGCGGATGCAGGTACCTATACCTTACGCGTTGAAGACGGAAGCGCAGGTAATGCAGCCTGTTATACAGAGGCGAGTGTGGTAGTTGTTGTTGACCCTGTAGTAACAGCAGCGACAATTTCAACGGCACAGACCATCTGTTCGGGCACAGCTCCTGCACAGATGGGCGGCGCGGTAGCAGCAGGCGGTTCAACAACGGCCACAGCCAGTTATGTATGGGAAAGTTCAGCAAACGGAACAAGTGGCTGGACAACTGTTTCAGGTGCAACGTTAAAAGACTATACACCGGGAACACTTACAGCAGATACGTATTACAGAAGAACGGATAAAAAAGGAGCATGTACAGGTGTTGCATCGAATGTGATAAAAATCACGGTTGACCCTGTAGTAACGGCAGCGACAATTTCAACGGCACAAACCATCTGTTCGGGCACAGCTCCAGCCCAGATCGGCGGTGCTGTAGCAGCGGGCGGTTCAACAACGGCCACAGCCAGTTATGTATGGGAAAGTTCAGCAAACGGAACCAGTGGCTGGACAACTGTTTCAGGTGCTGCGTTAAAAGACTACACACCGGGAACACTTACCGCAGATACGTATTACAGAAGAACGGATAAAAAAGGTGTATGTACAGGCGTTGCATCGAATGTGATAAAAATCACGGTTGACCCTGTAGTAACGGCAGCGACAATTTCAACGGCACAGACCATCTGTTCGGGCACAGCTCCTGCACAGATCGGCGGTGCTGTAGCAGCAGGCGGTTCAACAACGGCCACAGCCAGTTATGTATGGGAAAGTTCAGCAAACGGAACCAGTGGCTGGACAACTGTTTCAGGTGCTGCGTTAAAAGATTACACACCGGGAACACTTACCGCAACAACATATTACAGAAGAACAGATACAAAAGGCGTTTGTCCTGCCGCTGTTTCCAATGTTATTCAGATCACGGTTGACCCTGTAGTAACAGCAGCGACAATTTCAACGGCACAGACCATCTGTTCGGGCACAGCTCCAGCCCAGATCGGCGGCGCTGTTGCAGCAGGCGGTTCAACAACGGCCACAGCCAGTTATGTATGGGAAAGTTCAGCAAACGGAACAAGTGGCTGGACAACTGTTTCAGGTGCAACGTTAAAAGACTATACACCGGGAACACTTACAGCAGATACGTATTACAGAAGAACGGATAAAAAAGGAGCATGTACAGGTGTTGCATCGAATGTGATAAAAATCACGGTTGACCCTGTAGTAACGGCAGCGACAATTTCAACGGCACAAACCATCTGTTCGGGCACAGCTCCAGCCCAGATCGGCGGTGCTGTAGCAGCGGGCGGTTCAACAACGGCCACAGCCAGTTATGTATGGGAAAGTTCAGCAAACGGAACCAGTGGCTGGACAACTGTTTCAGGTGCTGCGTTAAAAGACTACACACCGGGAACACTTACCGCAGATACGTATTACAGAAGAACGGATAAAAAAGGTGTATGTACAGGCGTTGCATCGAATGTGATAAAAATCACGGTTGACCCTGTAGTAACAGCAGCGACAATTTCAACGGCACAGACCATCTGTTCGGGCACAGCTCCTGCACAGATCGGCGGTGCTGTGGCAGCAGGCGGTTCAACAACGGCCACAGCCAGTTATGTATGGGAAAGTTCGGCAAACGGAACCAGTGGCTGGACAACTGTTTCAGGTGCTGCGTTAAAAGATTACACACCGGGAACACTTACCGCAACAACATATTACAGAAGAACAGATACAAAAGGCGTTTGTCCTGCCGCTGTTTCCAATGTTATTCAGATCACGGTTGACCCTGTAGTAACAGCAGCTGTTATTTCATCCGACCAGTCAATCTGTTCAGGCGCAGCACCCTCTCAGATCGGCGGCGCGGCAGCAGCAGGAGGTTCAACTACTGCCACGGCAGGTTATGTATGGGAAGTATCAACAACCTCAGCGAGCGCGGGCTTCAGCGCAATTTCAGGGGCTACATTAAAAGACTATACACCGGGTACCTTAACAGTTGATACCTGGTACAGAAGAGTTGATAAGAAAGGTACATGCGCGGGAGTAGCTTCGAATGCGGTTAAGATTTCTATTGTAGCAGTAGCACCAGCTACCGTATCGTTATCCCGGTTACCATCTGGCCCGATCTGCGAAGGTACCAATGTTACCTTTACGGCCAGCGTTGGCAACGGCGGCACACCTGCTTATGTATGGACATCCTCTGTAACGGGTGCGTTGGCTTCAACCACAGATACGTATTCAAGCACAACGCTTGTAGACGGAGAAGTTATCACCGTTGATATTACCAGCAGCTTAAGCTGTGCGAACCCGAAAACAGCGACAGCGAGTTCTACGATGGTTGTGAATACAAAAGTAACGCCAACGATATCGATCACAGCAGACAAGACAACGATCTGTCCGAGTGAGAGTGTAACCTTCAGCATCACAGCCCAGACCAATCAGGGTACAGCTCCTGCCGGCCCAACGTACCAGTGGCAGACCAATAAGAGCGGTACTTACCAGAATATTTCAGGAGCGACAAACAGCACATATATAGCCTCTTCGGTTACCAATGGGGAATCGTTCCGTGTAGTAATGACAACAGGCTTAACGTGTGTAACGTCAGCTACCGCCGTCTCCACACCGGTAGCCGTTACGGTTACCCCTGTACCGACCTTATCGGTAAGCATTGCAGCTGATAAGGCCACGATCTGTTCAGGTAATGCGGTTCAGTTTACCGCTACCGCAACGGGTTCAGGCTCCACACCTGCGCCAACGTATGAGTGGTTCATCGGAGCGGCAGGTTCAGAAACCAGCCAGGGAGCAGGTTCCACCACGGCGAACCCGTACAGCACAACATCGTTAACGACCACAGCAGCGTTAAGCCCTCAGACCTACAGCATTTATGTAAGAGCGACCAGCAATGCAACCTGCGCGAGCACCACTCCGGCACAGTCCGCAGCGGTCACTGTTACGGTAAATGCCGGAGTTGGCGCGGGAACAATCACAACAACGTTATTAACGATCTGCAACAACACCGTTCCCGGTGCGATTACTGAAGCAAGCGCTGCCAGCGGAGGCACTTCCCCGACCTATACGTGGGAAGAATCCATTGACAACGGGGCCTGGGGCCCTGCCACAGGCACTGTAAGCGGTACGGGCTTTACACCGAGCGGCGCCAAAACAGGCACCAAAGTATCCTACAGAAGAATTGTAACCTATACAAGCATCCCGGCTCCATGCAACACAGCCATGAGCAACATTATCGACATCACGGTTAACCCTGCTTTAGTGGCCGGCGTTATCCAGGATGATCAGATAATCTGTTCAGGATTGGTTCCGGCAGCGCTTACCCAGGTAAGCGCGCCAACAGGCGGTACAGGCAGCTATACCTACCAGTGGCAGAGCAGCACCACAGGCACAGCCGGTTCGTTCAGCAATATTGGCGGAGCCACCACATCTGGCTATGCACCGGGCGCATTAACGGCAACCACCTACTACCAGCGCGTGGAAACGTCCGGCACATGCGGGAGTGTCACCGGCAATATGGTAACCATCACCGTATCGACCCCCGAAGTAGTAACAGCCCAGATCAACGATCCGGGTCAGGTATGCGAGGGTTCAGTGCCGATGGTGTTTACGGCCACCACAACGGGATCCGGTACCTTAACGTATGCCTGGACACTTGACGGAGCACCGGTAGGCACCAACAGCAGTACATACAGCTATAACCCAACCACAGCATCCGATGCAGGCAAAAAAGTAAAAGTAGTTGTAACGACCTCAATCGGCTGTAATGCCGGTCCTGGTATCTCCAATGAAGTAGCCCTGAATATTGTTGTATCAAGCATGCCTTCGGTAAGCATCACGGGAGCGCCTGCGGTACAGTGTTCCGGTTTACCGGTCCGCTTTACGGTAAGCAATACCACAGCCGGTGGCAACAATCCGACCTACCAGTGGTTCATCGAATCACAGGCAGGTGTAGCCACCGCAGTAAGCGGGGCAACCAATACAAGCTTTACCAGCACAGGCTTAACTGCCGGGGATAAGGTGTATGTGGAACTTACTTCCAATCTTGGCTGCGCACTGGGTACCAACCCGCACGCTTCCAATAAGATCGCACCAGCGATCCTTGCTACACCGGCTCCGGTGATCAATGAGACACCGCTTCCGATCTGCAGCCCGGAAGGGTTTGAGTTCACCGCTGTAGTAGGAAGTGCAACGCCTCCAAATACGCTGCAGTGGTATAAGGATGGCGTAGCGATAAGCGGAGCAACCACAAGCATCTATAAAGCCTTTGAAAGCGGACTTTATTCGATAGAGGAAAGCAATGCAGCGTGCGGCACGATCTCCACGGAAGTACCGCTTACCGTAATCCAGACGCCGGTAGCCAATGCGGGTTCAGATATCACGGTAAAAGAAGGAGAGCAGGTAACGCTGAACGGCAGCGGGGGAGTAATCTACAGCTGGAGCCCGGATACGGGTCTTGATGATGCCAGTTCAGCCACTCCGAAGTTAACAGCTGATAAGACAATCATGTATATCTTAACGGTTCGTGATGCCACAGGCCAGTGCCATGATGATGATGAAGTAATGGTGTTTGTGGAGCGTCCGATCAAGGTACCCAATGTAATAACAGTAAACGGGGATGGAGTGAACGATACCTGGGAGATTGAGAACATCGAGAGCTTCCCCAATGCCGAGTTCCTGATCTACAACCGCTGGGGGAACCTGGTGTGGAAGAGCACAGGGTATCCCAAGGAGTGGGATGCGACCAACTTCCGCAACGGGGAAGTATTGCCTGACGGTACCTACTTCTACATCATCGACCTGCACAGCACCATCTATACAGAAGCGTACACCGGGTATATACAGGTTGTGAAATAA